CTCCTGCGTCGTCACCAATTCGGCGCGGCGCGGGTGCGTGAGCTGCTCGTCGGATCCATTCACGCTCGTGGCGAACCGGGCGTTCCCGTCTTGCAGCCGTTCGAGCGCTTCGCGTGCGGAGATCATGGGTTCATCACCGTAGGAGTGCAGGGAGTCGGTCGCACATAAGGTGCCGGTGCGCGGGCGCCGGATCAAGTGAGATCGCAACGCCGCCCGCGGCTGCCCTGCTTCCCCGTGTACCTACACCGCGTCCACCGACGCCCGACAGCCCCGGACCTCGGCTGCGCGGATACTTCATGCACATGCGGTCGTCATCGATGCGGCGCAGTGTTGCGCTCGTGATCCTGCTGGCTTCGACGACCTGCCATCCCGCCGGCCTGCGCGAACCGGAGTCGGCAAGGGATCGGGCCGCCGCGGAGCGCGCGTCGGCGATCCCGACGGCCCGCGATGCCCCGGCGCTGGCGGCAGCCCGCGATTCGCTCGCCTGGCTGGTGGACACGGTCGTCACCCGGCGGCCGGACTACCGGCTGCTCGTGCACGCGCTGTCGCGATACCGCGGGCTCGCGGCCGACTCCACGATTCCGGCATTCCCCACGCCGGCCGCGCTTCCGGTGCGACCGGGGGATACGTTCGCGGCCGTCCCCGAACTGCGCGTGCGCTTGCTGGCGCTGGGGGATCTCGACACCGCCGGCGGGTCGGATACGGGGAGCGTGTATGCCGGTCCCGTGGTGGACGCGGTGCGGCGCTTCCAGCGGCGCCACGGTCTCGAAGACGACGGCATCATCGGACGCGAGACGCTGGCCCAGCTGCAGACTCCGCTGGCCGTCCGCGTGCGCGAGATCGAGCGTTCCCTGGAGCAGATTCGCCACGAGCCGCCCATGGACAGCGGCCCGTTCATCGTCGTGAACGTGCCCGCATTCCAGCTGTTCGCGTTCGACGGCACGGGGGAAGACACGGCGGCGGCGCTCGTGATGAAGGTGATCGTGGGTCGAGCCGATCGCATGTCCACGCCGGTCCTGGTGGAGCAGTTGCGGTACCTGGACTTCTGGCCGGAGTGGAACGTGCCGAGGAGCATCCTGGTCAGGGAGATCATCCCCAAGCTGGGCGGCGATCCGTCGTACCTGCGCCGCCAGGACATGGAGATGGTGGGCGCGGGCGACGTGGTGGTGGGCGACACCGTGAGGCCGAGTGTGATCGAGGCGCTCCGCGCGGGGGCGCTGCGCGTGCGTCAGCGGCGCGGGCCGGCGAATCCGCTCGGACGCGTGAAGTTCGTGATCCCCAACGACAGCAACATCTACCTGCACGATACGCCGTTCGGCGAACTGTTCGAGAGATCTCGGCGCGACTTCAGCCACGGATGCATTCGCGTGGAGCGCGCGCGCGACCTGGCCATCTGGGTGATGCGCGACGGCACGGGGTGGAACGCCGACAGCGTGGACGCGGCCATGGAGAC
The sequence above is drawn from the Gemmatimonadaceae bacterium genome and encodes:
- a CDS encoding L,D-transpeptidase family protein, translated to MRSSSMRRSVALVILLASTTCHPAGLREPESARDRAAAERASAIPTARDAPALAAARDSLAWLVDTVVTRRPDYRLLVHALSRYRGLAADSTIPAFPTPAALPVRPGDTFAAVPELRVRLLALGDLDTAGGSDTGSVYAGPVVDAVRRFQRRHGLEDDGIIGRETLAQLQTPLAVRVREIERSLEQIRHEPPMDSGPFIVVNVPAFQLFAFDGTGEDTAAALVMKVIVGRADRMSTPVLVEQLRYLDFWPEWNVPRSILVREIIPKLGGDPSYLRRQDMEMVGAGDVVVGDTVRPSVIEALRAGALRVRQRRGPANPLGRVKFVIPNDSNIYLHDTPFGELFERSRRDFSHGCIRVERARDLAIWVMRDGTGWNADSVDAAMETPVFRRVMIPHPMRVIVEYNTAMATAGGVVWFVPDIYGRDGHFINR